In Gimesia benthica, a single window of DNA contains:
- a CDS encoding leucine-rich repeat domain-containing protein, with protein MKHHSQLKWFLLLLVLLGGAVFFRYFTDDPLTAAKTQLRAKGYKVKAIHYSNPIDDSLGKLKKILNRESLRVTCIEWYTPRESLEITEELDRLAPYIETLQCGLTKVSDQDALILGKMHQLKHLQIYGPDLSTRGVSQLSQLKHLTWLELYAPQATDESLRWLEQNDQLSWLYLSDSQAGTATMQRIAHHREMVRLDLQGTRIESSDLQYLTGFPRLHMLELNRTFIDDQAAAYLGQMQSLGTLYLSETEVGDEVCRALAELPELRSLKLDDTLVTDQGVQTLLEGRAPLKDLSLRRCDVSAKAFMEARSWPAELETLSVRGTAINGREILAMIESHPSLINVGYNQRDTDSDIIEQIDAMLEKRRAHNQNRR; from the coding sequence GTGAAACATCACAGTCAGCTCAAATGGTTTTTATTGCTCTTGGTCCTGCTGGGAGGAGCGGTCTTTTTCCGGTACTTCACTGATGATCCGCTGACGGCCGCCAAAACACAACTGAGAGCAAAAGGCTATAAAGTCAAGGCAATTCATTACTCCAATCCCATCGACGACTCGCTCGGGAAACTTAAAAAGATTCTCAACAGGGAATCACTCAGAGTGACCTGCATCGAATGGTATACTCCCCGGGAATCCCTGGAAATCACGGAAGAACTTGACAGGCTTGCCCCCTATATAGAAACACTCCAGTGTGGCTTAACCAAAGTCTCCGACCAGGATGCCCTGATCCTCGGAAAGATGCATCAGTTGAAACATCTGCAAATTTATGGCCCGGACCTGTCGACGCGGGGAGTCTCGCAGCTCTCCCAGCTGAAGCACCTGACCTGGCTGGAACTCTATGCGCCTCAAGCGACCGACGAATCACTCCGCTGGTTAGAGCAGAACGATCAATTAAGCTGGCTCTATCTGTCTGATTCCCAGGCAGGAACTGCAACCATGCAACGCATTGCCCATCATCGAGAGATGGTGCGTCTCGATTTGCAGGGAACCAGGATTGAATCTTCTGACCTGCAATATCTAACGGGCTTTCCTCGACTACACATGCTGGAATTAAACAGGACCTTCATTGATGATCAGGCTGCGGCTTATCTCGGTCAGATGCAGTCTCTCGGCACACTCTATTTGAGTGAGACGGAAGTGGGTGACGAGGTCTGTCGGGCACTTGCGGAACTTCCTGAGTTGAGATCATTAAAACTCGACGACACCCTGGTGACCGATCAGGGTGTGCAGACTCTGCTGGAAGGGCGTGCCCCACTGAAAGATCTTTCGTTGCGGCGTTGTGACGTCTCTGCCAAAGCGTTCATGGAGGCCAGATCCTGGCCTGCCGAACTGGAGACCCTGTCAGTCCGCGGGACGGCGATTAATGGGAGAGAGATCCTGGCAATGATCGAGAGTCATCCGTCTCTGATCAACGTCGGCTATAATCAGCGTGATACTGACTCAGATATTATTGAACAAATCGATGCAATGCTTGAGAAACGCCGCGCGCATAATCAAAACCGCAGATAA
- a CDS encoding DUF3300 domain-containing protein, producing MTSTSTSYLKGFITITAGLCVLLQADLASAQQPGPLAAQNNRTLSPRAIESLVTGIAFYPDELVETILQAAQHPLAIRQASEKTTGRFGGRFAQRVQQFNQSTDPSVAQLKQYPEILAQLNDNLATTTLLGRVYQTQPDDVWRAIDKLRAEVDAALEAEPQQFVDANGAPLTGQAAYVAAAGYVAGRYFVPATMSELYVAYAHPQQTTTTTVYEGPYASGSATQTTTTGPYGHATASSGSSSTTYTGPNGNTVTGNTQGGSVVYQNGPTTAGAGAATTTITGPQGNSATVTGAGFAGKTTVGDTTYFGAAGGGTVNTSNGLSASGAGQVSGSVTQTQTGAQYNTQSSGAITTNTGVDAYGSRNTSGSVNQNADGSVSGVRSSSTAIQGNNGYANVQHNSSGTATGNGTGTYNGSTTVDSSKGSAAVNTTAGDGQVSSTVTTQNGSKTGTLGDSQVGQGSSSASSRKATSSQQGSYRASRQASAANSRYSQSSSQQIASGLKSMQKNWGQLSQQLNRSSQAAAAQRNTRTYSQQRPTSSYSRSSGYGSNYSSRSSSSFSRGSSSRGSSRGSSGRSRGGRR from the coding sequence ATGACTTCAACTTCAACGAGTTACCTGAAAGGATTCATCACCATCACCGCCGGCCTCTGTGTTCTGCTGCAAGCCGATCTGGCCAGCGCACAACAGCCCGGTCCCCTGGCAGCACAAAATAATAGAACGCTGTCACCGCGTGCGATCGAAAGCCTGGTGACCGGCATCGCCTTCTATCCGGATGAGCTGGTCGAGACCATCCTGCAGGCAGCCCAACATCCCCTGGCAATCCGTCAGGCTTCCGAAAAAACAACCGGCCGGTTCGGCGGTCGATTTGCGCAACGGGTGCAACAATTCAATCAGAGTACAGACCCGAGTGTCGCGCAGCTCAAACAGTATCCCGAGATCCTCGCACAACTGAATGACAATCTCGCGACCACGACTTTACTGGGACGCGTGTATCAGACACAGCCCGACGATGTCTGGCGGGCGATAGACAAACTGCGGGCCGAAGTCGATGCAGCGCTCGAAGCAGAACCGCAGCAGTTCGTCGATGCCAACGGTGCACCGTTGACCGGTCAGGCCGCGTATGTGGCCGCAGCCGGGTATGTCGCCGGTCGATACTTTGTACCCGCGACCATGTCAGAACTCTACGTGGCTTATGCCCATCCACAGCAAACCACTACGACCACCGTGTATGAAGGGCCTTACGCTTCCGGTTCGGCCACGCAGACCACAACCACGGGTCCTTACGGTCACGCGACCGCTTCGAGCGGCAGCAGTTCCACCACTTACACGGGACCGAACGGGAACACCGTCACCGGAAACACGCAGGGGGGCAGCGTCGTTTATCAGAATGGCCCGACAACCGCTGGTGCAGGTGCGGCGACCACTACGATTACTGGTCCCCAGGGAAATTCCGCCACCGTAACCGGAGCAGGTTTCGCAGGCAAGACGACCGTGGGTGATACGACTTACTTTGGCGCTGCGGGAGGAGGGACCGTCAATACTTCAAACGGACTTTCTGCCAGTGGTGCAGGCCAGGTCAGCGGATCAGTCACACAGACCCAGACCGGTGCGCAGTACAACACACAGTCCAGCGGGGCGATCACTACGAATACCGGCGTCGACGCGTATGGCAGTCGCAACACGAGTGGCAGTGTGAATCAGAATGCCGATGGCTCTGTGAGCGGCGTCCGTTCTTCCTCGACTGCGATTCAGGGAAATAACGGCTACGCCAACGTGCAACACAACAGCTCCGGCACTGCCACCGGAAATGGTACGGGCACCTACAATGGTTCTACCACTGTTGACTCGAGTAAAGGGTCGGCTGCGGTCAACACCACTGCGGGCGATGGTCAGGTCAGTTCGACCGTGACCACGCAGAACGGTTCCAAGACCGGTACCCTGGGAGATAGCCAGGTGGGACAGGGGTCGTCCTCAGCCAGCAGTCGAAAGGCGACGAGCAGTCAACAGGGCTCTTACCGGGCCAGCCGTCAGGCGAGTGCTGCGAATTCGCGGTACAGTCAATCCTCAAGTCAGCAGATTGCCTCGGGCCTGAAGAGCATGCAGAAGAACTGGGGGCAGCTCAGTCAGCAGCTGAACCGTTCTTCCCAGGCGGCAGCCGCACAGCGCAATACGCGGACTTACTCACAACAGCGACCGACGTCCAGCTATTCACGGAGTTCGGGATACGGTTCGAACTACTCGAGCCGCAGTAGCTCCTCTTTTTCGAGAGGCAGTTCTTCCCGGGGCAGTAGCCGAGGTTCTTCGGGGCGTTCCCGCGGTGGTCGCAGATAA
- a CDS encoding DUF1501 domain-containing protein, which yields MNRRELLQNAGGGMGMLALNALLQQERPAHAAANSALSSSKPDFPPRAKRIIWLFMHGGPSHVDLWDPKPDLIKYAGKPLPESFGKVMTRRKVAQNPLLAPIKPFRKRGESGLEVSDFLPHTGALVDDLCVIRSLHGDSVNHPQSVYQMNTGSILMGHPSVGSWVAYGLGSENADMPAFVVLPDPGGGVKGGPPAWGSGYLPATFQGTTMRSGQTPILNLKPPAGISARQQRATLDLVQSMNRRHLEARDRDDELSARIAAYELAFRMQTAAPEIVDLTQETPATHKMYGLDDPDTRDFGERCLLARRMVERGVRFIQLYSGDTVGWDAHSDVTKNHTAYCRKTDQPIAALLKDLKQRGLLEDTLVVWCGEFGRMPMSEQGKGRDHNPWGYCGWLAGAGITGGRAYGATDPIGLRAAEQTVHVNQFHATLLHLLGLDHETLTYFHNGLDERLTGPAEVEIVKGLLT from the coding sequence ATGAACCGTCGCGAGTTGCTGCAGAACGCCGGCGGTGGAATGGGTATGCTGGCTCTGAACGCATTGCTGCAACAGGAACGGCCGGCGCACGCTGCAGCGAACTCAGCGCTCTCTTCCAGCAAACCAGACTTTCCTCCGCGCGCCAAACGAATCATCTGGCTCTTCATGCACGGCGGTCCCAGTCATGTCGATCTGTGGGATCCCAAACCGGATCTGATCAAATACGCGGGCAAACCACTGCCTGAAAGTTTCGGCAAAGTCATGACGCGCCGCAAGGTGGCACAGAATCCTCTGCTGGCACCGATCAAACCCTTTCGCAAACGCGGTGAGTCGGGACTGGAAGTCAGTGACTTTCTACCACACACCGGCGCACTCGTGGACGACCTGTGCGTGATTCGCTCACTGCATGGTGACAGCGTGAATCATCCGCAGTCGGTCTACCAGATGAATACGGGCAGTATCCTGATGGGGCATCCGAGTGTGGGCAGCTGGGTGGCCTATGGTCTCGGTTCCGAGAATGCAGACATGCCCGCCTTTGTGGTCCTGCCGGATCCGGGGGGCGGCGTGAAGGGAGGACCACCGGCCTGGGGCAGCGGTTACCTGCCGGCCACGTTCCAGGGAACGACCATGCGATCGGGGCAGACGCCGATTCTGAATCTCAAACCTCCCGCCGGGATCTCTGCCCGCCAGCAAAGAGCGACCCTGGATCTGGTTCAATCCATGAATCGACGCCACCTGGAAGCCCGCGATCGGGACGACGAACTCTCAGCCCGGATCGCCGCCTATGAGCTGGCTTTCCGCATGCAGACCGCGGCTCCGGAAATTGTCGACCTGACACAGGAGACACCCGCGACGCACAAAATGTACGGACTCGACGATCCAGATACGCGCGATTTCGGCGAACGCTGTCTGCTGGCGCGTCGTATGGTGGAGCGTGGCGTGCGTTTCATTCAGCTTTACTCCGGCGATACCGTGGGCTGGGATGCACACAGCGATGTAACGAAGAATCATACCGCCTATTGCCGCAAGACCGATCAGCCGATCGCAGCGCTGCTCAAGGATCTGAAGCAGCGGGGGCTTCTGGAGGACACGCTGGTGGTCTGGTGCGGCGAATTTGGTCGCATGCCGATGAGTGAGCAAGGCAAAGGCCGCGATCACAATCCGTGGGGCTATTGTGGCTGGCTGGCCGGTGCAGGTATCACGGGGGGCCGCGCTTACGGGGCCACCGATCCCATCGGCTTACGCGCCGCGGAACAGACCGTGCACGTGAATCAGTTTCACGCGACCCTCCTGCATCTGCTGGGGTTGGATCATGAAACGCTGACCTATTTTCATAACGGCCTGGATGAGCGTCTGACTGGCCCCGCGGAAGTCGAGATTGTGAAAGGACTGCTCACATGA
- a CDS encoding DUF1549 and DUF1553 domain-containing protein, with translation MKGFRKYASCWCCLLCLSLPVSVSAEESKALTESPLTESDRDHWAFQPIQKPALPEVKRSNWPRTPIDRFILAKLQAEGLQPAPDAERVTLIRRVYFDVIGLPPTPAEVDQFLADQTDDAYERLVDRLLASPRYGERWAQHWLDLARFAETDGYEHDKIRPDAWKYRDWVIKALNADMPYDQFVRWQLAGDVIAPDNSDARTATAFCLSGPDMPDINSQEERRHTLLNEMTSTVGSVFMALQLGCAQCHDHKYDPISTFDFYRLRAFFEPAVQPVKNRSVTTLAATDKKKKPSHVMLRGDWRRPGPEVEPAFLRIANSHEQQLESQKAPQQRLALAHWLTQKSHPLTSRVIVNRVWQHHFGRGLCASPSDFGLMGESPSHPELLDWLAAEFMETGWKLKSLHRLILTSRVYQQASSLQTHNMEQRTAWKQSLEHDPAAALLSRYPRQRLDAEVIRDALLSISGKLSERTGGRGVMPPLPQELRATLLKDQWKTSPRQEDHYRRSIYVFARRNLRYPLFEAFDRPDANNSCPRRGNSTTAPQALLMMNSESSLKSARELAGLIQDEAGFSPRQQVTLLIRRALGRQPGKAELVELVQFLKSQGEELQREQRTADQLLLPLGKQATKDPYAGAALTDLCLAVLNSNEFIYVD, from the coding sequence ATGAAAGGATTCCGTAAGTATGCCAGCTGCTGGTGTTGTCTGCTCTGTCTGTCACTGCCTGTCAGCGTATCAGCCGAAGAATCGAAGGCACTGACAGAGTCTCCCCTGACCGAGTCAGACCGCGATCACTGGGCATTTCAACCAATTCAAAAACCGGCGCTGCCGGAAGTCAAACGCAGCAACTGGCCGCGGACGCCCATCGATCGATTCATCCTCGCGAAGCTGCAAGCCGAGGGATTGCAACCGGCTCCGGATGCAGAACGGGTAACGCTGATCCGTCGCGTTTACTTTGATGTCATCGGCTTACCTCCCACGCCGGCGGAAGTCGATCAGTTTTTAGCAGACCAGACTGATGATGCGTATGAGCGACTCGTGGATCGCCTGCTGGCTTCGCCCCGCTATGGCGAGCGCTGGGCCCAGCACTGGCTCGATCTGGCCCGGTTTGCAGAAACGGACGGCTACGAACACGACAAGATTCGCCCCGATGCCTGGAAGTACCGGGACTGGGTGATCAAGGCGCTGAATGCCGATATGCCCTACGATCAGTTTGTCCGCTGGCAACTGGCCGGGGATGTGATTGCCCCTGACAATTCCGATGCCCGGACAGCGACGGCGTTCTGTCTCTCCGGACCCGATATGCCTGACATCAATTCACAGGAAGAACGACGCCACACGCTGCTCAATGAAATGACTTCCACGGTTGGTTCCGTGTTCATGGCCCTGCAGCTGGGATGTGCCCAGTGTCACGATCATAAATATGATCCGATCAGCACGTTCGACTTTTATCGTCTGAGGGCCTTCTTTGAACCGGCGGTGCAACCGGTGAAGAATCGTTCGGTAACGACTCTCGCTGCAACAGATAAAAAAAAGAAGCCCAGTCATGTGATGCTCCGCGGCGACTGGCGTCGTCCCGGCCCTGAAGTTGAACCTGCCTTCTTACGGATTGCGAATTCCCATGAGCAGCAGCTCGAATCGCAGAAAGCACCTCAGCAACGGCTCGCTCTGGCGCACTGGTTAACGCAGAAATCGCATCCCCTCACGTCGCGGGTAATTGTAAATCGGGTCTGGCAGCATCACTTCGGGCGGGGCCTGTGTGCCTCCCCCAGTGACTTTGGTCTGATGGGAGAATCTCCCTCGCACCCGGAACTGCTGGACTGGCTGGCTGCCGAATTCATGGAGACCGGCTGGAAGCTGAAGTCGCTGCATCGTCTGATTTTGACCTCGCGAGTGTATCAGCAGGCCAGCAGCTTACAGACCCACAATATGGAACAACGCACTGCCTGGAAACAAAGCCTGGAACACGATCCCGCTGCCGCACTGCTTTCGCGGTATCCCCGTCAGCGTCTGGATGCGGAAGTGATCCGCGATGCGCTGTTATCGATCAGCGGAAAACTCTCCGAGCGAACCGGTGGTCGAGGCGTCATGCCGCCCCTGCCTCAGGAACTGAGGGCTACCCTGCTCAAGGATCAGTGGAAAACCAGTCCCCGCCAAGAGGATCACTACCGCCGCAGTATCTATGTCTTTGCGCGACGCAACCTTCGTTATCCTCTGTTCGAAGCCTTTGATCGGCCCGATGCGAATAACAGCTGTCCCCGGCGGGGTAACTCAACCACGGCTCCACAGGCGCTGTTGATGATGAACTCGGAAAGTTCGCTCAAGTCAGCACGAGAGCTGGCGGGACTGATTCAGGACGAGGCCGGTTTCAGCCCCCGACAGCAGGTCACCCTCCTGATCCGACGTGCGCTGGGACGTCAGCCAGGGAAAGCAGAACTGGTCGAACTCGTTCAGTTTCTGAAATCTCAGGGCGAAGAACTACAGCGGGAGCAACGCACTGCCGATCAGCTGCTGCTCCCTCTTGGTAAGCAGGCCACAAAGGATCCTTACGCGGGCGCAGCGCTGACGGACCTCTGCCTGGCGGTTTTGAATTCGAATGAATTTATTTATGTCGATTGA
- a CDS encoding DUF1559 family PulG-like putative transporter encodes MTKQKRLMNSVGEIFIVAVIILVLVILLLPEDQVVDNSSNRERFRNQLRLVGLACHEYQSEYGCLPPVVISDERGRPIHSWRAMLLPWLESQGRTQPPAYVYTFNEPWFSPANRQAALDNANLYTMLVSTDDREVVQKSKLAAVIGAQTYWSPSGECRRLPLEANQDERHILLLEIPNLYGAWSQPNDVTLDVVLTLSKNQQFEPDGAHVLYDDGSVTWFAPEALTEANLRRLLCPFDTTK; translated from the coding sequence ATGACGAAGCAGAAGCGATTGATGAACAGCGTCGGTGAGATTTTCATTGTTGCAGTAATCATTCTGGTCCTCGTTATTCTTTTACTGCCGGAAGATCAGGTCGTCGATAACAGCAGCAATAGAGAACGTTTTCGCAATCAACTGAGACTGGTAGGCCTGGCTTGCCATGAATACCAGTCGGAGTATGGTTGCCTGCCCCCTGTGGTCATTTCGGATGAGAGAGGTCGACCGATCCACAGCTGGCGGGCGATGCTACTGCCCTGGCTGGAATCGCAAGGCAGGACGCAGCCACCGGCTTATGTGTATACTTTCAACGAACCCTGGTTCAGCCCTGCCAACCGACAGGCGGCATTGGATAACGCCAATCTCTATACCATGCTGGTCTCCACTGATGACAGAGAGGTTGTTCAGAAATCAAAATTAGCAGCCGTGATCGGCGCGCAGACTTACTGGAGCCCCTCTGGTGAATGCCGTCGTCTGCCACTGGAGGCGAATCAGGATGAACGTCACATTCTGCTGCTGGAAATCCCCAATCTGTACGGTGCATGGAGCCAGCCCAATGACGTCACCCTGGACGTGGTGCTGACACTCAGTAAGAATCAGCAGTTTGAACCGGATGGCGCGCACGTTTTATATGATGACGGCAGTGTCACCTGGTTCGCTCCTGAAGCACTGACCGAGGCGAATTTACGCCGCCTGCTCTGTCCGTTTGACACAACCAAATAA
- a CDS encoding PQQ-binding-like beta-propeller repeat protein, with translation MHQFRLISLSLVFMFGFTASATSADQTLPNQSWSQWRGPQRDGTLSGTTLPDSLSEQNLKIRWELPLSPGYSGPIVTADRVFVTETVNEETEVVRALDRQTGKELWKQSWPGAISVPFFAKANGDWIRATPAFDGERLYVAGIRDVLVCLDAASGSILWRLDFVEQLKSSLPSFGFASSPLVTDKAVYVQAGGGFCKVNKLTGEVIWRVLEDGGGMFGSAFSSPCLAELDGVQQILVQTRTTLAGVDPESGQVFWEQKIPAFRGMNILTPAVVNNTVFTSSYGGRSFLFNITRNDGKWQVKELWSNAIQGYMSSPIILDGYIYLHLKNQRFTCLDLKTGKAVWTTAPYGKYWSMVTDGQKILALDQKGELLLIKASPKKFDLIDQRKVADDSWAYLAVSGKDLFIRDLKQLSVYQAE, from the coding sequence ATGCATCAATTCAGACTGATATCACTGTCGCTTGTTTTTATGTTCGGATTCACGGCGAGTGCCACCAGTGCGGATCAGACACTTCCCAATCAGAGCTGGTCCCAGTGGCGCGGCCCCCAGCGGGATGGCACACTTTCCGGAACGACTCTGCCTGATTCACTGAGCGAACAGAATCTGAAAATACGGTGGGAGCTCCCTCTGAGTCCGGGGTATTCGGGACCGATTGTGACTGCGGACCGGGTGTTCGTGACGGAGACCGTCAACGAGGAGACCGAAGTTGTCCGGGCTCTGGATCGTCAGACCGGCAAGGAACTCTGGAAACAGTCCTGGCCTGGTGCGATCAGTGTTCCCTTTTTCGCGAAAGCGAACGGGGACTGGATCCGCGCCACACCCGCGTTCGATGGAGAGCGACTGTATGTCGCCGGCATCCGGGACGTACTGGTCTGCCTGGATGCAGCCAGCGGCAGCATTCTCTGGCGGCTCGACTTTGTGGAGCAGCTCAAATCTTCGCTACCCTCATTCGGCTTCGCTTCATCTCCCCTGGTGACTGATAAGGCAGTTTATGTGCAGGCGGGTGGCGGTTTCTGTAAGGTCAACAAGTTGACAGGGGAAGTCATCTGGCGCGTGCTGGAAGATGGGGGCGGCATGTTCGGCAGCGCATTCTCTTCTCCCTGCCTGGCGGAACTGGATGGCGTGCAGCAGATCCTGGTTCAGACCCGGACTACCCTGGCGGGTGTCGATCCGGAATCGGGTCAGGTGTTCTGGGAACAGAAAATCCCCGCCTTTCGTGGTATGAATATTCTGACGCCGGCTGTTGTGAACAACACCGTGTTTACCAGCAGCTATGGCGGACGTTCGTTTCTATTTAACATTACCCGCAACGATGGAAAGTGGCAGGTTAAGGAACTCTGGTCGAATGCGATTCAGGGTTATATGTCATCGCCGATCATCCTGGACGGGTACATTTACCTGCATTTGAAAAATCAACGTTTTACCTGTCTCGATCTGAAAACCGGGAAAGCGGTCTGGACAACGGCCCCTTACGGTAAATACTGGAGCATGGTCACCGATGGTCAGAAGATTCTGGCGTTGGATCAGAAGGGGGAACTGCTGTTGATCAAAGCCAGTCCGAAGAAATTTGATCTGATCGATCAGCGAAAAGTCGCCGACGACTCCTGGGCTTACCTGGCTGTCAGCGGGAAGGATCTGTTTATCCGCGACCTGAAGCAGCTTTCTGTTTACCAGGCAGAGTAG
- a CDS encoding LamG domain-containing protein, translated as MMRVKWYWSLLLISVLSCDVPLDVHAEDALIGNWRLEGDARDQSSFQNHGVNHGVKLKAGQPAVFDGGTAYLEVPDSKSLSLGTGDFSLALTVNTSADLGDVIGTLCSKYDRKTRRGFQLSIKNNAGVTSSQSNWHHLQFGIDNGKVDSQWTDHGQLGNAILIYSMAVHDGKLYAGTCVPGAEAAGHVYQYEYGKKWIDCGTPDKCNAVSSLAVYQGHLYAGTGKYRLKGSSLAESENPNMGGNVYRYLGDGTWKHCGNLPGVEAINGMVVYKGKLYASSMYAPAAFYRYDGGTTWTACDVPDGKRVESMAIYNGDLFATGYDEGAVYRYDGKKWTHAGQVGEATQTYGFAVYEGNLYVSEWPHAEVYRYAGDKRWELAGRLGEEKESMPLVVYNGAMYSGSLPLAEVYRYDGGVNWKNLGQIDLTPDVRYRRVWSMAVYEGRLFAGTLPAGRVKSIEAGKSATYDTALKPGWRQIVAVKQNSQLKLYVDGALVASSTSFDPAEYDLSNTEPLKIGFGAHDYFHGKMKDVQLFKRALSAEEVQTRFQQQAD; from the coding sequence ATGATGCGAGTGAAGTGGTATTGGTCGTTACTGTTAATCAGTGTGTTGAGCTGTGATGTTCCACTCGATGTGCATGCGGAAGATGCGTTGATAGGAAACTGGCGACTCGAGGGAGATGCCCGGGATCAGAGTTCGTTCCAGAATCACGGTGTCAATCATGGCGTGAAATTGAAAGCGGGACAACCGGCCGTCTTTGATGGTGGCACCGCGTATCTGGAAGTTCCCGATTCAAAATCGCTCTCCCTGGGAACGGGCGACTTTTCACTGGCACTGACCGTGAATACAAGTGCCGACCTGGGAGACGTCATCGGTACCCTGTGCAGCAAATACGATCGTAAAACCCGCCGGGGTTTCCAGCTGAGTATCAAAAATAACGCCGGGGTAACCAGCAGCCAGTCGAACTGGCATCATCTGCAGTTCGGCATCGATAACGGCAAAGTGGATTCTCAATGGACCGATCACGGGCAACTGGGCAATGCCATTCTGATTTACAGCATGGCCGTGCACGATGGCAAACTCTATGCAGGAACCTGTGTGCCCGGTGCGGAAGCAGCCGGACACGTTTATCAGTACGAGTACGGGAAAAAATGGATCGACTGTGGAACACCGGACAAGTGTAATGCCGTCTCCTCGCTGGCGGTCTATCAGGGGCACCTGTATGCGGGAACGGGAAAGTACCGGCTGAAAGGTTCCTCACTGGCAGAGTCCGAAAACCCGAATATGGGGGGCAACGTCTATCGTTACCTAGGTGACGGAACGTGGAAACACTGTGGAAATCTGCCCGGCGTTGAAGCGATTAATGGGATGGTGGTTTACAAGGGCAAACTGTATGCCTCCTCCATGTATGCCCCTGCTGCCTTTTATCGCTACGATGGGGGAACCACCTGGACCGCCTGCGATGTGCCCGACGGAAAGCGGGTGGAATCGATGGCGATCTATAACGGCGACCTGTTTGCCACCGGCTACGATGAAGGCGCCGTCTACCGTTATGACGGAAAGAAATGGACGCATGCCGGACAGGTGGGAGAAGCCACGCAGACTTACGGCTTTGCTGTGTACGAGGGAAACCTGTATGTCAGCGAATGGCCGCATGCGGAAGTCTATCGTTATGCAGGCGACAAACGCTGGGAACTGGCGGGACGACTGGGCGAGGAAAAGGAAAGCATGCCGCTGGTTGTTTACAACGGGGCCATGTACTCCGGATCGCTTCCCCTGGCCGAGGTCTATCGCTATGACGGCGGTGTCAACTGGAAGAACCTCGGGCAAATTGATCTAACGCCGGATGTCCGCTATCGCCGTGTCTGGTCGATGGCCGTCTATGAGGGACGCCTCTTTGCCGGTACGCTACCAGCGGGGCGGGTGAAGTCCATCGAAGCAGGCAAGAGTGCCACCTACGACACCGCTTTGAAGCCAGGCTGGCGACAGATCGTGGCCGTCAAACAGAATTCACAACTCAAGCTGTATGTAGACGGTGCTCTGGTCGCGTCGTCGACCAGCTTCGATCCCGCGGAATATGATTTGTCCAACACAGAGCCTTTGAAGATCGGCTTCGGTGCCCATGATTATTTCCATGGAAAAATGAAAGACGTGCAGCTCTTTAAGCGTGCTTTAAGTGCGGAAGAAGTCCAGACTCGCTTTCAGCAGCAGGCAGACTAG